In Mangrovivirga cuniculi, the following proteins share a genomic window:
- a CDS encoding DUF6503 family protein: protein MKRFFTAFLLAGLFISCTGHKNQTEEANRETKIINNAIEAHGAQFLDNGKLKFIFRNGHYTVEEINGQFKYERLISKGDSVYRDILTNDKFVRLYQGDTLELSPTEVSKYKNGLNAVVYFATLPQSLSDDAVVAEYLGDMTIKGNEYYKIKISFQENGGGQDHEDVFVYWVNKDTDLIDYLAYVYHTDGGGMRFREAFNKRNINGVVIQDYKNYKPMVAGLKVQDVDELFVNGDLELVSVIKTEEPEVEVY from the coding sequence ATGAAACGATTTTTTACAGCATTTTTACTTGCAGGACTTTTTATTTCCTGCACCGGACATAAGAATCAGACCGAAGAAGCCAACAGGGAGACGAAGATTATAAACAACGCCATTGAAGCTCATGGCGCTCAATTCCTTGATAATGGTAAACTGAAATTTATTTTTAGAAATGGCCACTATACTGTTGAAGAAATAAATGGTCAGTTTAAATATGAGAGGCTTATTTCAAAAGGGGATTCTGTATACAGGGATATATTGACCAATGATAAATTTGTAAGGTTGTACCAGGGGGATACGCTGGAATTAAGTCCTACCGAAGTTTCTAAATATAAAAACGGTCTTAATGCAGTAGTTTATTTCGCGACACTTCCTCAGTCACTTTCAGATGATGCCGTGGTGGCAGAATACCTTGGAGATATGACTATTAAAGGAAATGAATACTATAAAATAAAGATTTCGTTCCAGGAAAATGGTGGAGGGCAAGATCATGAAGATGTTTTCGTTTACTGGGTTAATAAGGATACTGATTTAATTGATTACTTAGCCTACGTATACCATACAGATGGTGGGGGTATGAGATTTCGTGAAGCATTTAATAAAAGAAATATAAATGGTGTAGTAATACAAGATTACAAAAATTACAAACCGATGGTTGCTGGCCTTAAAGTTCAGGACGTTGATGAATTGTTCGTTAATGGAGATCTTGAATTAGTCAGTGTGATAAAAACTGAAGAACCTGAGGTAGAAGTTTACTGA
- a CDS encoding tagaturonate reductase has product MKKLNRSTANIEEQLPVKIVQFGEGNFLRAFADWMIQKLNDTAGYNAGVAVVQPIEHGMVDMLNAQDGLYHHKMRGLSGGNVIDETNLISCIQQCINPFDNQKAFYELAKEEDLEVIISNTTEAGIVFNDDDLPGEGELAKTFPGKLTQFLHSRYEALADLSNKELAVIPCELIDRNGDKLKSAIENYISLWGLSMQFKEWINDSIYFGNTLVDRIVPGFPREEINNIQQEIDYEDNLVVASESFHLWVIEGPEKLKQFFPAENTDLNVKFVDNLTPYRTRKVRILNGSHTTMVPTGLLYGLETVKETVEDKYMGRFVKNVMFEEIIPTIDLPQTELEEFANSVIERFQNPFIRHELKSIALNSVSKFKVRVLPVILDFIERKNEAPQLLCLGFAGLIKFYLDGTHGKHELLNDDKAVLEYFVEIDPQIDSDKLVELVLGNEDFWGRSLLNNEQLVASVKKSLEAINHNGVQNTIKKLDYVTSNNNK; this is encoded by the coding sequence ATGAAAAAATTAAATAGATCTACTGCAAATATTGAAGAGCAACTACCTGTAAAAATAGTTCAGTTTGGTGAAGGGAATTTTCTTCGGGCTTTTGCTGATTGGATGATACAGAAATTGAATGATACAGCAGGGTATAATGCTGGAGTTGCAGTGGTTCAGCCAATTGAACATGGCATGGTAGACATGCTAAATGCTCAGGATGGACTTTACCATCATAAAATGCGTGGATTATCCGGAGGCAACGTTATCGATGAAACGAATTTAATAAGCTGTATTCAGCAATGTATAAATCCATTTGATAATCAGAAGGCCTTTTACGAATTAGCCAAAGAAGAAGATCTTGAGGTCATTATTTCTAATACAACTGAAGCGGGAATAGTTTTTAATGATGATGATCTGCCTGGTGAAGGTGAATTGGCCAAAACCTTTCCGGGGAAATTAACACAGTTCCTTCATTCTAGATATGAAGCACTAGCTGATTTAAGTAATAAAGAATTGGCTGTTATCCCTTGTGAACTAATTGATCGCAATGGAGATAAACTTAAGAGTGCGATAGAAAATTATATTAGTTTATGGGGCCTTTCTATGCAATTTAAAGAATGGATAAATGATTCCATTTATTTCGGAAATACGCTAGTCGACAGAATTGTTCCAGGTTTTCCACGCGAGGAGATCAATAACATTCAACAGGAAATTGATTATGAAGATAATTTAGTTGTTGCTTCAGAGAGTTTTCATTTATGGGTAATTGAAGGTCCTGAAAAGTTAAAGCAGTTTTTTCCTGCTGAAAATACTGATCTGAATGTAAAGTTTGTTGATAATCTTACCCCATATCGAACCAGAAAGGTGAGAATTTTAAATGGATCTCATACTACGATGGTTCCCACTGGGCTCTTATATGGTTTAGAAACTGTAAAAGAGACTGTAGAAGATAAATATATGGGTCGGTTTGTAAAGAATGTTATGTTCGAAGAAATTATACCAACAATAGACCTTCCACAAACCGAATTAGAAGAGTTTGCTAATAGTGTTATTGAAAGGTTTCAAAACCCATTTATCCGACATGAATTAAAATCTATTGCTCTTAATTCTGTATCCAAATTTAAGGTTAGAGTTTTGCCAGTGATCTTAGATTTTATCGAAAGAAAAAATGAAGCTCCACAATTATTATGTCTTGGATTCGCAGGACTCATTAAGTTTTATTTGGATGGCACACATGGCAAACACGAATTACTGAATGATGATAAAGCAGTGCTGGAATATTTCGTCGAAATCGATCCCCAGATAGACTCTGATAAACTCGTTGAATTGGTTTTAGGAAACGAAGACTTCTGGGGGCGATCACTTCTGAATAATGAACAATTGGTCGCTTCTGTAAAGAAATCTTTAGAAGCAATAAACCACAATGGAGTTCAAAATACGATTAAAAAATTAGACTATGTTACAAGCAATAACAATAAATGA
- a CDS encoding NAD(P)/FAD-dependent oxidoreductase has product MVHFSGKTTFKEEFVTAGGISLSDIDLNSMEAKKHPNLFMGGEVLDVDAVTGGFNFQFAWSSAYVASEAILLKL; this is encoded by the coding sequence ATGGTGCATTTTTCAGGTAAAACCACGTTTAAAGAAGAGTTTGTTACTGCAGGAGGAATATCATTGTCGGATATTGATTTAAATTCAATGGAAGCAAAAAAACATCCGAATCTTTTTATGGGCGGAGAAGTGTTAGACGTTGATGCAGTGACCGGAGGGTTTAATTTTCAATTTGCCTGGAGTTCTGCCTATGTAGCATCTGAAGCTATTTTGTTAAAACTATAG
- a CDS encoding TolB family protein — MRLLTIAVFIFSQLIILAQKVPQKPVSRNINIPNQRHLAPALRGDGSAMIFTSSYSPSQKLEVMYSEKTSSGWSKAEPVDVINATKNLNYIGGYSISFDGESVFFTSARGSGFGGYDMYEVDKQGGYWMKPRNLGKPINSEMHEGSPSLSPDGRTMYFMRCEDMDNTSGSGCQIMMAQRRGGTYWHDPTPLPEHINIGNTMNPKILSDNKTLIFSSDRPGGKGGMDLYITRYEDGVWTTPINIDAINTPGDDLFADVPGKGDIIYFTKKVDNYPQIWMAKLPKEFQPSSVVFVDGRVVDGATGNPMEAFVQIYRASDRKLITNDRSGPTSGLFELFVTGGETYDFSVSSFDPSYMIYARPLMLDTLSYSLRERKAITLEPIEPGKEYWLYGLGFKNEYDSLNDLAFFDLQRIIKTLKGNRNWKVNMTVHLANFKKDSIQSDPDLTEMVMDTTMVSRLAVVMDSLEITGPEELSKYLYDSVAIDSSKIYFQVEKMIDTLDVDTFYTNDRREKQAQMIRDYFLGRGVPEQIWSVNVAPVDEDNETEYPDDYNKDVWVRIRYDEVQQ, encoded by the coding sequence ATGAGATTACTGACGATAGCTGTATTTATTTTTTCTCAATTGATCATTCTGGCTCAGAAGGTTCCCCAAAAACCTGTATCCAGAAATATCAATATTCCTAATCAAAGACATTTGGCTCCTGCATTGAGAGGCGACGGGAGTGCTATGATTTTCACCTCCAGTTATTCGCCATCTCAAAAGCTTGAAGTAATGTATTCTGAAAAGACTTCTTCAGGATGGAGCAAAGCTGAACCTGTTGATGTAATCAATGCGACAAAAAACCTCAATTATATCGGTGGATATAGCATCTCATTTGATGGTGAATCTGTTTTTTTTACTTCTGCCAGAGGATCTGGTTTTGGTGGCTATGACATGTATGAAGTCGATAAACAAGGTGGCTATTGGATGAAACCCAGAAATCTTGGTAAGCCAATCAACAGTGAAATGCATGAAGGAAGTCCTTCCCTATCGCCGGACGGCAGAACTATGTATTTTATGCGATGTGAAGATATGGATAACACCTCAGGGAGTGGTTGTCAGATAATGATGGCACAAAGACGTGGTGGGACATATTGGCATGATCCGACTCCACTTCCGGAACATATCAATATCGGTAATACGATGAATCCTAAAATATTGTCTGATAACAAAACTTTGATTTTTAGCTCAGACAGACCAGGTGGAAAGGGAGGAATGGATCTTTATATTACCCGTTATGAAGACGGTGTCTGGACGACCCCAATTAATATTGATGCGATAAATACACCAGGTGATGATTTGTTTGCCGATGTTCCGGGTAAGGGAGATATTATTTATTTCACAAAAAAAGTAGATAATTACCCTCAAATCTGGATGGCCAAGCTTCCAAAAGAATTTCAGCCTTCTTCTGTCGTTTTTGTCGATGGACGGGTGGTTGATGGGGCTACCGGGAATCCAATGGAAGCCTTTGTGCAAATATACAGGGCAAGCGACAGAAAACTGATCACTAATGATCGATCAGGTCCTACTTCAGGGTTGTTTGAGCTATTTGTTACCGGCGGAGAAACATATGACTTTTCTGTTTCTTCATTCGATCCTTCGTATATGATCTATGCAAGGCCATTGATGCTGGATACCTTATCATATAGTCTGAGAGAACGAAAAGCAATTACCCTTGAGCCTATTGAGCCAGGAAAAGAATACTGGCTGTATGGACTGGGCTTCAAGAATGAATATGACTCACTAAACGATTTAGCCTTTTTTGACTTACAGAGAATAATAAAAACTCTGAAAGGAAATAGAAACTGGAAAGTGAATATGACTGTTCACTTAGCTAACTTTAAAAAGGACAGTATTCAATCTGATCCGGATCTGACTGAAATGGTAATGGATACTACTATGGTATCACGACTTGCAGTTGTTATGGATAGTTTGGAAATAACCGGACCTGAAGAGTTGTCCAAATATTTATATGATAGCGTAGCGATTGATTCAAGTAAGATCTATTTCCAGGTTGAAAAAATGATCGACACATTAGATGTAGATACTTTTTATACGAATGATCGTCGTGAAAAACAGGCTCAGATGATCAGGGATTATTTCCTTGGAAGAGGCGTTCCAGAGCAAATATGGAGTGTTAATGTAGCTCCGGTGGATGAAGATAATGAAACTGAATATCCTGATGACTATAATAAGGATGTATGGGTCAGGATAAGATATGATGAAGTACAACAATAA
- a CDS encoding DUF3127 domain-containing protein, with protein MANLEFNAKLVQKLPLQEGQGKNGPWKKQDVIVETIEDKFPKKVCVSIWGDKIDESVLNEGAVLNIAFNVESREYNGRWYTDVKAWRIQPANAGQGPQGGGATPPDFPQAPMPTEEPPFDSPEDDLPF; from the coding sequence ATGGCAAATCTGGAATTCAACGCTAAATTAGTTCAAAAATTACCACTACAAGAAGGTCAAGGGAAGAACGGGCCCTGGAAGAAACAAGATGTCATTGTCGAAACTATTGAAGACAAATTTCCCAAGAAAGTTTGTGTTTCTATCTGGGGAGATAAAATTGACGAATCTGTTTTAAATGAGGGGGCTGTTTTAAATATTGCTTTTAATGTAGAAAGCAGGGAGTATAATGGTCGCTGGTATACTGACGTTAAAGCATGGAGAATTCAGCCAGCAAATGCCGGTCAGGGACCTCAGGGAGGTGGAGCTACACCACCGGATTTTCCTCAGGCACCGATGCCGACAGAAGAGCCTCCATTTGATTCACCGGAAGATGATCTACCATTTTAA
- a CDS encoding aminoacetone oxidase family FAD-binding enzyme: MPVYDVIIVGGGASGFFCAANLLHRNPNLKILILERSPKVLNKVRISGGGRCNVTHAVDSIQDLINAYPRGGKKLRKLFNRFDTRSTVKWFEERGVKIKTESDGRMFPITDSSETIIKTLLKATTRAEIKVKQKAEALEYINEQWQVKCGDSQYRSKAVFFAPGGLSKSDQYKFIDNLNFKIVPPVPSLFTFNSPASGFKNLMGVSVKEGAVKLAGSKLEASGPVLITHWGFSGPAPLKLSSLGAREIHSKNYKGDLLINWTPFFDEKIFSEKFNQSIEEQRNKLSKNYKFADIPVRLMEKLLEISQIEESRPLTEWSKKQKTNCLKTCSDVWCIFQVKPRLKKSLLLQEEYHCRILI, translated from the coding sequence ATGCCGGTTTACGATGTTATAATTGTTGGTGGAGGAGCATCAGGCTTTTTCTGTGCAGCCAATCTTTTACATCGTAACCCAAACCTTAAAATTCTTATCCTTGAGCGTTCGCCCAAAGTTTTAAATAAAGTCAGAATTTCCGGTGGTGGAAGATGCAATGTTACGCATGCTGTTGATTCTATTCAGGATCTGATCAATGCCTACCCAAGGGGAGGGAAAAAATTGCGAAAATTGTTTAATCGGTTTGATACCCGTTCGACAGTGAAGTGGTTTGAGGAAAGAGGAGTGAAAATTAAAACAGAGTCAGATGGACGCATGTTTCCGATCACCGATTCATCAGAAACTATTATCAAAACACTTTTAAAAGCAACCACTCGGGCTGAAATAAAGGTAAAACAAAAGGCAGAAGCGTTAGAATATATAAATGAGCAATGGCAAGTCAAGTGTGGTGATTCTCAATATCGATCTAAAGCCGTTTTTTTTGCTCCTGGTGGTTTATCAAAATCAGATCAATATAAATTCATTGATAATTTAAATTTTAAAATAGTCCCACCGGTTCCATCATTATTTACTTTTAATTCTCCTGCCTCCGGATTTAAAAATCTAATGGGGGTTTCTGTTAAAGAAGGGGCAGTAAAGCTTGCCGGATCAAAATTAGAGGCTTCAGGACCTGTATTGATTACGCATTGGGGATTTAGTGGTCCTGCACCGTTGAAGTTATCTTCTTTGGGAGCCAGGGAGATTCACAGTAAAAATTACAAAGGAGATTTGCTGATTAATTGGACTCCGTTTTTTGATGAAAAGATTTTTTCAGAAAAATTCAATCAAAGTATTGAAGAACAACGTAATAAGCTTTCCAAAAATTATAAGTTTGCCGATATTCCCGTGCGTTTGATGGAAAAGTTACTGGAAATATCGCAGATAGAAGAAAGTCGGCCTCTGACAGAGTGGTCGAAAAAACAAAAAACAAATTGTTTGAAAACCTGTTCAGATGTATGGTGCATTTTTCAGGTAAAACCACGTTTAAAGAAGAGTTTGTTACTGCAGGAGGAATATCATTGTCGGATATTGATTTAA
- a CDS encoding lipase family protein — MFKLKSSLVLALLSVSFLYSQPITPGFEKSEYIDLLYISIQSTKRADYKKKYPQPDNYKMIYQSGELGLDNSWDLWLNEQGRAVISIRGTTEKMESWLENFYAAMVPAQGMVTLTGVEDKFNYKLSDDKDAAVHVGWLVGLGYLSQEIIPKIDSLYDAGIKDFLIMGHSQGGAIAYLLTSHLHYLKESGDLNKEINFKTYCSASPKPGNLYYAYDFEHITQGGYAFLIINPYDWVPEVPISIQTLKDFNPTNPFVNAEAMIKDQTIPKRWFLKHAYNKLNKPTLKAQRNYEKYLGKMTYKMVEKNLPGLEVPEYLSTNNYMRAGVPIIMEPHKAYLDSFPEKSEDVFEHHFHQAYLTLAKELPEELYKNNPGLPEGRWIVESKIFTTSNDSIPELPVPYLTIEGDNRAVKGNTGCNSFIGEYLIDGDRIMFIMNGPMTLKACPGDQEDKFLNNLKITDGYYFDNDKIFLTSNGNDILVLERE; from the coding sequence ATGTTTAAATTAAAATCGTCCCTTGTTCTTGCTTTATTAAGTGTCTCCTTTCTTTATTCCCAACCCATCACACCCGGGTTTGAAAAATCCGAATACATTGATCTTTTGTATATTTCTATTCAATCTACAAAAAGAGCAGATTACAAAAAGAAGTACCCTCAACCAGATAATTATAAAATGATTTATCAGTCTGGTGAATTAGGTCTCGATAATAGCTGGGATTTATGGCTCAATGAACAAGGCAGGGCAGTTATCAGTATTCGTGGAACTACCGAAAAAATGGAAAGCTGGCTTGAGAATTTTTATGCTGCGATGGTTCCTGCTCAAGGGATGGTAACATTGACAGGTGTAGAAGATAAATTCAATTATAAACTTTCTGATGATAAAGATGCGGCCGTTCATGTCGGGTGGCTTGTTGGGCTTGGATATCTTTCGCAGGAGATCATTCCAAAAATAGATTCACTATATGATGCCGGTATAAAAGACTTTTTGATCATGGGACACAGCCAGGGAGGAGCAATCGCTTATTTGCTCACATCTCACCTGCATTATTTAAAAGAATCCGGAGATCTGAATAAAGAAATTAATTTTAAAACCTATTGTAGTGCCTCACCTAAACCAGGAAATTTATATTATGCCTATGATTTTGAGCATATTACTCAAGGCGGGTATGCTTTTCTCATAATAAATCCATACGATTGGGTGCCGGAAGTGCCAATTTCAATACAAACGCTTAAGGATTTTAATCCCACAAACCCATTCGTCAATGCAGAGGCGATGATCAAGGATCAGACAATTCCAAAGCGCTGGTTTTTAAAACATGCATACAATAAGCTCAATAAACCAACATTGAAAGCTCAACGCAATTATGAAAAATACCTTGGTAAAATGACTTATAAAATGGTCGAGAAAAATCTTCCCGGTCTTGAAGTGCCGGAATATCTTTCAACTAATAATTATATGCGTGCGGGTGTGCCAATCATTATGGAACCACATAAAGCCTATTTGGACAGCTTTCCCGAAAAATCTGAAGATGTTTTTGAGCATCATTTTCACCAGGCATATTTAACTCTGGCAAAAGAACTACCTGAAGAGCTATATAAAAATAACCCGGGACTGCCGGAAGGAAGATGGATAGTCGAAAGCAAAATATTTACAACCAGCAATGATTCTATACCTGAACTTCCAGTTCCCTATTTGACAATTGAAGGGGATAATCGTGCGGTTAAAGGAAATACCGGATGTAATAGTTTTATAGGAGAATATCTGATTGATGGAGATCGGATAATGTTTATAATGAACGGTCCAATGACTTTAAAAGCATGTCCCGGAGATCAGGAGGATAAATTTTTAAATAATCTTAAAATCACTGATGGATATTATTTCGATAATGACAAAATATTCCTCACATCTAATGGAAATGATATCCTCGTATTGGAAAGGGAGTAA
- a CDS encoding DUF4407 domain-containing protein produces the protein MTDNKSNSPEEKENKEKPISGIERFLIWCAGIPPEAIKPYKMERLRFSASGLLVLLTAIFAVLSGSYALHFVFNEVYPAIAIGIIWGLFILTIDRLLLMGLYRYKGRHLWKQGLPRLALAAVIAITVAKPMELKLFAAEIETESAVLKREVIKERTADIDSAYAKYENRIDSILVAGDTELKRLESLRNELREEARREADGTGGSGKVSPGPIYRIKKQQADEAQSELEAFRSDFESTKDSLNSYRVALQNQKQSELEDYLSNFQSGLILKFQALEAVLKRYPEQKLVHYFIILLFLVIETAPLTMKLLMPTGPWEHLIRNEEEEIIEKINLRYSTA, from the coding sequence ATGACAGACAACAAATCGAATTCTCCTGAGGAAAAGGAGAACAAAGAAAAGCCTATATCCGGTATCGAAAGATTCCTGATATGGTGTGCCGGCATACCTCCTGAGGCGATAAAGCCTTATAAAATGGAAAGGCTGAGATTTTCTGCATCAGGCTTACTCGTATTGCTTACCGCAATATTTGCAGTTCTCTCAGGTTCATACGCCCTGCACTTTGTATTTAATGAAGTTTATCCCGCCATAGCCATTGGTATTATATGGGGATTATTTATCCTGACAATTGACCGGTTGCTACTAATGGGACTCTATCGTTATAAAGGAAGGCATCTCTGGAAACAGGGGCTTCCACGACTGGCATTAGCTGCTGTAATTGCAATAACTGTAGCCAAACCGATGGAACTAAAATTATTTGCTGCTGAAATAGAAACAGAATCAGCAGTACTTAAAAGAGAAGTTATCAAAGAAAGAACAGCTGACATAGATAGTGCTTATGCAAAGTATGAAAATAGAATTGACAGTATTCTGGTTGCAGGTGACACAGAACTTAAAAGGCTGGAAAGTTTAAGAAATGAACTTCGCGAAGAAGCAAGAAGAGAAGCAGACGGAACAGGTGGTAGTGGTAAAGTTTCACCAGGCCCAATATATAGAATTAAAAAACAACAGGCAGATGAGGCTCAATCCGAACTGGAAGCATTCAGGTCAGATTTTGAAAGTACTAAAGACTCTCTAAATTCATACAGAGTAGCTCTCCAAAATCAAAAACAATCTGAGCTGGAAGATTATCTCAGCAACTTTCAATCGGGCTTGATTTTAAAATTCCAGGCACTTGAAGCTGTTTTGAAACGATATCCCGAGCAGAAATTAGTTCACTACTTTATTATACTTTTGTTTTTAGTGATTGAAACTGCTCCACTGACTATGAAGCTATTAATGCCAACCGGCCCATGGGAACATTTGATCAGAAATGAAGAGGAAGAAATAATTGAAAAAATTAATCTACGATATTCTACTGCATAA
- a CDS encoding TRAP transporter small permease has translation MKTKIDKILSNFLIGILALMLIAVLWQVFSRYILNAPSSVTEELSRYCLIWIGVLGAAYAAGQKMHLAITLFPDSLKEDNRNKLQVVINLLIIIFAITVFIIGGTRLVYITSILGQNSPALGIPLAWVYIVLPLSGLVVIYYKVVEILELRGGKHVS, from the coding sequence ATGAAAACTAAAATAGATAAAATATTAAGTAATTTCCTCATAGGCATATTAGCATTGATGTTGATTGCTGTTCTATGGCAGGTGTTTTCAAGATATATTTTAAATGCTCCCAGTTCGGTTACCGAAGAGCTATCAAGATATTGTCTTATATGGATTGGAGTATTAGGTGCAGCTTATGCCGCCGGACAGAAAATGCACCTGGCTATTACTTTGTTTCCGGATTCCTTAAAGGAAGACAACAGAAATAAACTTCAGGTAGTAATTAATTTACTAATAATCATTTTTGCGATTACAGTCTTTATAATAGGCGGTACTCGCCTTGTCTATATCACAAGCATTCTTGGCCAGAACAGTCCTGCCCTGGGCATACCTTTAGCATGGGTTTATATTGTTTTGCCATTGAGTGGGTTGGTCGTAATCTATTACAAAGTTGTAGAAATTCTGGAACTGAGAGGAGGTAAACATGTTAGTTGA
- a CDS encoding UxaA family hydrolase: protein MLQAITINETDNIAVCLTDLSKGSEVIVNGKKYTLLNNVQAKHKFALTDLQKGDKVYMYGVLVGTAKEDIKEGDALTVNNIAHSASEYTGKSGAEINYQAPDVSDWESRTFKGYHREDGQVGTANYWLVFPLVFCENRNIEILKTAFYRVLGYEKENKYVSFLNDLLEGQNGSEQDTIITQVTTEKPVFENIDGVKFLTHQGGCGGIRQDSEILCRLLSGYINNPNVAGATVLSLGCQNAQIKLFKDSLKSVNPDFNKPLIILDQQEIGTEEELLKEAISQTLDGLIEANKIERKPAPLSKLSIGLECGGSDGFSGISANPTLGRVSDLVSELGGKAILSEFPELCGVEQELIDRMNDDKMVDKFIDLMRTYEKAAEDSGSGFDMNPSPGNIKDGLITDAMKSAGAAKKGGNSPVKDVLDYTEYVKNPGLNLLCTPGNDVESTTGLAGSGANIILFTTGLGTPTGNPVTPVIKVSSNSKLAEKMPDIIDFNTGPVIEGEKSIEEMGDDLLNLIIDVASGNKKTKAMELQQEDFIPWKRGVSL from the coding sequence ATGTTACAAGCAATAACAATAAATGAAACTGATAATATAGCAGTATGTCTGACGGATCTTTCTAAAGGATCAGAAGTCATAGTCAACGGTAAAAAATATACTTTGCTTAATAATGTTCAGGCCAAGCACAAATTTGCCTTAACTGATTTACAAAAAGGAGATAAGGTGTATATGTATGGTGTTTTGGTAGGAACTGCTAAAGAAGATATCAAAGAAGGAGATGCGTTAACAGTAAATAATATAGCACATAGTGCCTCCGAATATACCGGTAAATCGGGTGCCGAAATTAATTATCAGGCGCCTGATGTCAGCGATTGGGAGAGCCGAACTTTCAAGGGATATCATAGAGAAGACGGGCAGGTAGGTACTGCTAATTACTGGCTGGTTTTTCCATTGGTGTTTTGTGAAAATAGAAATATTGAAATATTGAAAACTGCATTTTACAGGGTGTTGGGCTACGAAAAAGAAAATAAATATGTGAGTTTTTTAAATGATCTTTTAGAAGGTCAAAATGGATCTGAACAAGATACTATAATTACCCAGGTAACAACTGAAAAACCTGTTTTTGAAAATATAGATGGTGTTAAGTTTCTGACCCATCAAGGAGGTTGTGGTGGTATAAGGCAGGATTCTGAGATCTTGTGCAGGCTGCTGTCAGGTTACATTAATAATCCAAATGTAGCTGGCGCAACAGTACTCAGCCTTGGGTGTCAAAATGCACAGATAAAGCTATTTAAAGATAGTTTAAAATCTGTTAATCCAGATTTTAATAAACCTTTGATCATTTTAGATCAGCAGGAAATTGGCACAGAAGAGGAATTATTAAAAGAAGCTATCTCCCAAACATTGGATGGGTTGATTGAAGCCAATAAAATAGAGCGAAAGCCTGCTCCACTTAGCAAACTATCAATCGGACTTGAATGTGGAGGTTCTGATGGTTTTTCTGGTATATCTGCGAACCCAACGCTTGGTAGAGTATCAGATTTGGTTTCTGAATTAGGCGGGAAGGCCATATTATCGGAATTTCCTGAATTATGTGGAGTCGAACAGGAACTGATCGATAGAATGAATGATGATAAAATGGTAGATAAATTCATAGATCTAATGCGTACCTATGAAAAAGCTGCTGAAGATTCCGGGTCAGGGTTTGACATGAATCCGTCTCCGGGAAACATTAAAGATGGATTAATTACAGATGCAATGAAGTCTGCAGGTGCTGCTAAAAAAGGTGGCAACTCGCCGGTAAAAGATGTTCTGGATTATACGGAATATGTTAAAAATCCAGGTCTGAATCTTTTATGTACTCCTGGGAATGATGTGGAATCGACAACCGGCCTGGCAGGATCAGGTGCCAATATTATTTTATTTACCACAGGACTGGGAACACCCACAGGCAATCCTGTTACTCCTGTAATTAAAGTGAGTAGCAACTCAAAACTTGCAGAGAAAATGCCTGATATTATTGACTTCAACACTGGTCCGGTAATAGAAGGGGAAAAAAGCATTGAGGAAATGGGAGATGACTTGCTCAATTTAATAATTGATGTAGCGAGTGGTAATAAGAAGACTAAAGCAATGGAACTACAACAAGAAGATTTTATTCCATGGAAAAGAGGGGTGTCTTTATAA